The following DNA comes from Solanum stenotomum isolate F172 chromosome 11, ASM1918654v1, whole genome shotgun sequence.
ccgaatttttatttggattggttttttggtttttcggattgattttggattaataaattactctgtttggttttttggtttggttttggattttaaaaataaaaaccgaaaaaaaccgaattaaatatatatataatgtttaggcttagaattaagttggagttaaccacttttgtccttttttggttattgcctttcatgatgattacgtttatattttatgtttgaattacatctataataggtatacttataagtattgtgttttaagttttacttatgatttatattagaaagtatatttaagggattaaatattattactttggttatatatgttaataattattgacataaccgaataaccaaaccgaaaaaaaccgaaccgaatagaggaaaaccaaaccaaaccaaatttattttggatcggattgggttacacttttacaaaaccaaaagccgaaaatccaaaccgaatagtgtaaaaccaaaccgaaaaaccgaatgcacacccctaatgtTAACATGCTCTGTGGCacttcaggggcaattttggtAATTGGTAAAAATAAACTGCACTCGATATTCGATATCCATGTTAGGACATTAATTGATTCAGATTTATATTGCGTAATACTCGTTAAATGGACCATGTATGACCAATCAAACATGTCTTATTAGACCCTTTAAAGGATCCAGAGCGGAAATTCACAACCTCTAATTAAGAGTGAGAGAATTATCGTTCGACCACAACATTTGATATGATAACTAATAActcaaatttcatatatttcatcttaatcaattcaaaatttaaaccaCAGAGTatgataaaatgagtttttgcAGCTTAGGTCAactaacacaaaaaatattagaGTTCACTCAAAGATTTTCTTTGGGTTCCAAACTCCATGTGCGGAAGGAGTGTTGTTATTTGCGAGGTCATTTTGTGCTCTTGGCTTAACAACATCAAAGAAGTGCTTAACATCATCCAATTATGTGATAACTCCAATTCATTTGATGTCTGTCACCCTTTCCCTTCTCCTtcctcaatttatgtgataacTCCAATTCATTTGATGTCTGTCATCCTTTCCCTTCTCCTTCCTCAATTAGTTTAGTTGCAATGGTCGTAGATGCAAGTCTTAGTTAGAATCAACACCACTATATGTCTTACTTAGATGATAATAAGGCATTTCTTCCTCACAAAGAAGTAGAAATCTAGTTTTCGTATGTCTATTAAAATATAAGTCTAGTTATATATCACATAAGATCGATACTCCCAATATTTTATTAGAGTAAAAGCATTGCAGAATCACTTgacaatttttaattaaaagtcttTGAATTCTTCAAACTTCAGAAATGAATCACCCTTAATATGAAGTACCTTACTCCTTGAACTTTTCAACAACAAACGCAAATTAACCAGATTCCAAAATGAATTGGACGTTAGGTTCAAAATCAAAAAGAATCTGAATTTAActtcatttaaaattatttgtgcTATCAATTCCCTTGAAAAATAATCACAAAAATTTGAACTTATGAGTGTAATTAATAACTGAAATGCTAGTCATAAAATAGTATATCTGCTATTTTACTTGACAAGAAGTCAATCTCTTGActtcttgaaaaacatcttatcAGAGAAGTAAGAGATgcattaatattttatatgaacACTATAAAACTTCAAATCCACCAATagacaaaaattaacaaaaaaaaataaaggaaacgAAGGACCAGTCACCCTTCCTGAGAAGATACATTGAAGTGGATCGACTAAACGTAAGAACGAAAATGCACCATGTTAACACTCTCCAGAAGCAAAAATGTAATTGGAAATAGATAGCATGCATTTAGAACCAAAGACTCAAGAGTTAACCATCATCTCTCAAAACTAAATAACATGAACTTTGGCATAACAATCCTTCAACAAAATTAGGGAGATATATCTAAAACATGTAGTCTACCAAAAACTCGATTTAAATTTGTTCACATCTTATATTGTAGTCTTAGTATTTCCTGCCAAAACCACCAGCACCACGACCAAAGGTTGGGAGAGCTGCTACTGCTTGTGGTTCTGCAGCCTGCTTGACAACACCGGGAAGGTCAGACATGCCAAGGGATGAAAGCATGTCAAGGGTCTCCTTGTCGACCTCAATCAGATCGGTCTTAATGGCAGACTCATCAGGAACAAAGTCCATACGTCTCTCACGTTCCTCCTCTTGCAATTTCAGGGAGATGCCTCTAACAGGTCCCTTCTGAATACGCTTCATAAGGTGGGTGGAGAACCCGGCAATCTTGTTGCGCAGACGCTTTGAAGGAATAATGGCAACTTCCTCCAATATCTTCTTGTTGGTGTGGAAATCCAAGGTCATCTTGGAGTAGTACCTCTCAATTACCTGTCTGGAAGACTTCTTCACGGTCTTGGTGCGTACACGACCCATCCTCGCTGAAGCTTCCTAGTATGAAACCtgttaaataaacaaaataagaattACTGAAACAGTTATTCACAGTAATCTCTTATTGTTGTACTGGAATTTTGTGAATCCGGACTAATCAATGACTCAATCACAAAGTCAAGATTAGCTTAAATGAATCCTCTATAACAATGCACTCCATTAGGGCATGAATCGCTCCAAATACTATTGTTTTGATAAAGATGG
Coding sequences within:
- the LOC125845379 gene encoding 40S ribosomal protein S17-like, translating into MGRVRTKTVKKSSRQVIERYYSKMTLDFHTNKKILEEVAIIPSKRLRNKIAGFSTHLMKRIQKGPVRGISLKLQEEERERRMDFVPDESAIKTDLIEVDKETLDMLSSLGMSDLPGVVKQAAEPQAVAALPTFGRGAGGFGRKY